From Candidatus Pedobacter colombiensis, one genomic window encodes:
- a CDS encoding efflux RND transporter permease subunit: MKITEISIKRPSLVIVVFAALTLLGLLSYFSLSYELLPKFSNNVVSISTIYPGASPSEVENTVTKKIEDAVSSMENVKKLNAVSYESLSVVTITLTAKADIDLSLNDAQRKVNKILADLPTDVKPPSLNKFSLDDLPVITMSASAKMDDAAFYDLMDKRIAPILSRVSGVAQVNLVGGQEREIEVGLNADKIQGYGLSVPQIQQAILASNLDFPTGSVKTNDEDILIRLSGKYKNVDELRNLVVATSKSGAQIRLKDVADVQDAQKEVAKIARIDRKGAIAVQIIKQTDANAVEVSKQMHKTIETLQKDYQANDLHIKIVNDSSIFTLESADAVIHDLILAIILVAFVMLFFLHSLRNAAIVMVSIPASLIATFIGISMFGYTLNLMSLLGLSLVVGILVDDAIVVLENIYRHMEMGKNRVRAAYDATSEIGFTVVSITFVIVVVFFPITISTGLVSNILRQFCVVVIIATLLSLIASFTIVPLLSSRFGKLEKIEGKNVFGRFILWFEKQLHTFTNWVTNILEWTLKHKAITIVGVFMLLISSCGLTKYGFIGTEFFPKSDKGEFLVQLELPKDASIEKTNQITQKAEAFLSKKKEIVQMITTVGQASGDMGGTQATAYKSEINVKLVDRKDRQDESSIYATKISRELAHYLVGVKVKTVPISILGIAENAPIQLVVMGPDLESALQYAEGAKNVLAGIKGSAEIKLSVEKGSPEINVQVDRDKMAALGLTLQTVGTTMQTAFSGNTDGKFRQGEYEYDINIRYQAFNRKNIDDVRNLIFINSSGQQVKLSQFAEIKEGSGPSQLERRDKSTSVSVQAQSIGRPTGTIVADFQKQLEDLEKSGKLKKPTGVSYVWGGDQENQSEGFGTLGIALLASIILVYLIMVALYDSFIYPLVVMFSIPLSVIGALLALALANQSLGIFTILGLIMLIGLVAKNAIILVDFTNQMKAEGKTTHEALVLANHARLRPILMTTIAMVIGMLPIALASGAGAEWKNGLAWVIIGGLTSSLFLTLIVVPVMYQVFDNILERLGFNKKGKTMEELMVEPYTHKEVKEYEMDHVH, from the coding sequence ATGAAGATAACAGAAATTTCTATAAAACGTCCCAGCCTTGTTATTGTGGTTTTCGCCGCATTAACACTATTGGGACTATTGAGCTACTTTTCTTTGAGTTATGAACTTTTGCCTAAATTCTCAAACAACGTAGTATCAATATCAACAATCTATCCGGGAGCATCTCCCAGTGAGGTAGAAAATACGGTGACCAAGAAAATCGAGGATGCTGTATCTTCTATGGAGAACGTAAAGAAACTAAATGCTGTTTCTTACGAAAGTTTGTCGGTCGTAACCATTACCTTAACCGCTAAGGCAGATATCGATTTATCGTTAAATGATGCTCAGCGTAAAGTAAATAAGATTCTGGCCGATTTACCTACAGATGTAAAACCTCCTTCATTAAATAAATTCTCGCTGGATGATTTACCTGTAATCACCATGTCGGCCTCAGCAAAGATGGACGACGCTGCTTTTTACGATTTGATGGATAAGCGTATTGCACCTATCCTTTCGAGGGTAAGTGGCGTAGCTCAGGTAAACTTAGTAGGCGGACAGGAACGTGAGATTGAAGTAGGTTTAAATGCTGATAAAATTCAAGGCTACGGATTATCTGTTCCTCAAATTCAACAAGCTATCCTGGCTTCCAACCTTGATTTCCCTACAGGAAGTGTTAAAACCAATGATGAGGATATCTTAATCCGTTTATCAGGTAAATACAAAAATGTAGATGAGTTGCGAAACCTGGTTGTTGCAACCAGTAAATCAGGTGCTCAAATCCGTTTAAAGGATGTAGCTGATGTTCAGGATGCACAGAAAGAGGTAGCGAAAATTGCACGTATTGACAGAAAAGGTGCAATTGCCGTTCAGATCATTAAACAAACAGATGCAAATGCGGTAGAAGTAAGTAAGCAAATGCACAAAACAATTGAAACTTTACAAAAAGACTATCAGGCAAATGACCTGCATATCAAGATTGTAAACGACAGTTCTATATTTACACTGGAGTCAGCAGATGCGGTAATCCACGATTTAATTCTGGCAATTATCCTCGTAGCCTTTGTAATGCTTTTCTTCTTGCACAGTTTACGTAATGCTGCAATTGTAATGGTGTCTATCCCGGCTTCATTAATTGCCACCTTTATCGGGATCAGCATGTTTGGGTATACGCTAAACCTGATGTCGCTACTGGGTTTATCACTCGTGGTTGGTATCCTTGTAGATGACGCTATTGTGGTATTGGAAAACATCTACAGGCATATGGAGATGGGCAAGAACCGCGTACGTGCGGCTTATGATGCAACCAGTGAAATTGGTTTCACCGTTGTTTCCATCACTTTTGTAATTGTGGTTGTATTCTTCCCGATTACAATAAGTACTGGTTTGGTATCTAACATCCTTCGTCAGTTCTGTGTGGTGGTAATTATTGCTACATTACTTTCACTCATCGCCTCATTTACCATCGTTCCACTATTATCTTCAAGATTTGGTAAACTGGAAAAAATTGAAGGTAAAAATGTTTTCGGGCGCTTCATTTTATGGTTCGAAAAACAATTACATACCTTCACCAACTGGGTTACAAACATCCTTGAGTGGACTTTAAAACATAAAGCAATAACAATTGTAGGCGTTTTTATGTTGTTGATTAGTTCTTGCGGGTTAACCAAATATGGTTTCATTGGTACAGAGTTTTTCCCTAAGAGTGATAAAGGCGAATTCCTTGTTCAGCTAGAATTACCTAAAGATGCTTCTATTGAGAAAACCAATCAGATAACTCAAAAAGCTGAAGCTTTCTTAAGCAAGAAAAAAGAGATTGTACAAATGATCACAACAGTTGGTCAGGCAAGTGGTGATATGGGTGGTACACAGGCAACTGCGTACAAATCAGAGATCAATGTTAAATTGGTAGACCGTAAAGATCGTCAGGACGAATCAAGTATTTATGCTACTAAAATAAGTCGTGAGCTTGCGCACTACCTGGTAGGCGTAAAAGTAAAAACAGTTCCTATCAGTATCCTGGGTATTGCAGAAAACGCACCTATCCAACTGGTCGTAATGGGTCCTGATTTGGAAAGTGCCTTACAATATGCAGAAGGAGCAAAAAATGTACTGGCTGGTATTAAAGGTTCTGCAGAGATCAAATTATCTGTAGAAAAAGGTAGTCCGGAGATTAACGTTCAGGTTGATCGTGATAAGATGGCAGCTTTAGGCTTGACCTTACAAACGGTAGGTACTACAATGCAAACCGCTTTTAGTGGTAACACCGATGGTAAATTCCGTCAGGGCGAGTACGAATATGACATCAATATCCGTTACCAGGCATTTAATCGTAAAAACATTGACGATGTAAGAAACCTGATCTTTATCAATTCTAGCGGTCAACAGGTTAAATTATCACAATTCGCAGAGATCAAAGAAGGTTCAGGTCCAAGTCAGCTGGAAAGACGTGATAAGAGTACTTCAGTATCAGTACAGGCACAGTCTATCGGTAGACCAACAGGTACTATTGTGGCTGACTTCCAAAAACAACTGGAAGATCTGGAGAAAAGTGGTAAACTGAAAAAACCTACAGGCGTATCTTACGTATGGGGTGGTGATCAGGAAAACCAAAGTGAAGGTTTTGGTACATTAGGTATCGCTTTATTGGCATCTATCATATTGGTATACCTGATTATGGTTGCCTTGTACGACAGTTTCATTTACCCACTGGTAGTAATGTTCTCGATCCCACTATCGGTTATCGGAGCCCTATTGGCACTTGCTTTAGCAAACCAATCATTAGGTATCTTTACCATCCTGGGATTGATCATGTTGATCGGTTTGGTGGCTAAGAATGCGATCATCCTGGTCGATTTTACCAACCAGATGAAAGCAGAAGGAAAGACTACTCACGAAGCATTGGTTCTTGCTAACCACGCTCGTTTACGTCCAATCCTGATGACTACCATCGCCATGGTTATTGGTATGTTGCCAATTGCATTGGCAAGTGGTGCCGGTGCAGAATGGAAAAATGGTTTGGCATGGGTAATTATTGGTGGTCTAACCAGTTCATTATTCCTAACCCTTATCGTGGTTCCGGTAATGTACCAGGTATTTGACAATATCCTGGAGCGTTTAGGCTTCAACAAAAAAGGCAAAACCATGGAAGAATTAATGGTAGAACCTTATACACATAAAGAAGTGAAAGAATATGAAATGGACCACGTTCATTAA